AGCGTCTACAACCGCCATCCAGTCTATGAACTAACGATCCATCCAAGACTACAGCAGGAATTCTATAAAGGAAAACCACACCTTGATGTCTTTGAATATGCAGTAAACCACAGCGAAAATCCACTCTGCTACAATGGAGATATCGTAACAAAAGAAGACTACGACAATATCACAACAAGGTTTCCAGATGTAGATGCAGTGATGATCGGAAGAGGTCTGTTAAGAAATCCAGCCCTTGTACGAGAAATCAAATATGGACAGAAACTGACCAAAAGAGAATTACTGAAAATGCATGATACACTTTATGAAGCATATCATGATTACCTAAGCGGCGACAAAAATGTTCTCTATAAGATGAAAGAATTCTGGAACAATGCAGCGGTCATGTTTACAAACCACGAAAAATACGCAAAGAAGATCCGTAAAGTTCAGACGTTAAAGAATTACGAACAGGCAGTGAATGCGTTATTTAATGATCAGGAACTGATCAAATAAAAATAAAAATCTAAATATACATATAGAAAGCCTATTGACAACACAAGCCCCAATATAATATAATCACTCAATAGGCAAAGACGGAGAAAAGTACCATAAATTATCGTTCCCAGTGAGTAGGCGATAGTGAGAATCCTGCAAAGTGAATTTATGCGAAGAACACTCCCGAGCATCAATCTGAACGCAGAACATGAATAGAACAAGATTCAAACCCTGTCAGTAGGTGCGACGTAAGCTGGGCGTTAACCGGCACACAAGAGAGACTGCAAGACAGTAAATCAGGTGGTACCGCGGACTAGAGATATACAGTTCGTCCTGAAGTAACAATTTCAGGACGGGCTTTTTTTGTACCTGATTTTAAGGTGACAGGGAACTAAGAAAACCGCCTGAACGCAAGATAGAGAATACAAGAAAAAGGAGAAAAGAAAATGTCAGACATGTACCGTACCAGAACCATGGACCAGATTTCTGAAGGTGACATCGGAGCACAATTAAAGATCGCCGGATGGGTAGAGAATATCCGTGACCACGGTGGAGTATCATTTATCGACTTACGCGATATGTATGGAGTGATGCAGGTTGTATTAAGAGATACAAGTTTATTAGACCATGTAAGAAAAGAAGAATGTTTATCTGTAGAAGGTGTGATCCAGCACAGAGACGAAGAAACATTTAACCCTAAGATTCCTACAGGAACGATCGAATTAGAAGCACACAAGATCGATATCTTAGGAAAAGTATACAGAGATCTTCCATTCGAGATCGCAACAAGTAAAGAAATCCGTGAAGATGTTCGTTTAAAATATCGTTACCTTGATATGAGAAACAGAAAGGTAAAAGATAACATTTTATTCCGTTCCAAAGTCATCCGTTTCTTAAGAGAAAAGATGGAAGACATGGGATTCGTAGAAGTTCAGACACCGATCCTTTGTGCATCATCACCAGAAGGAGCTCGTGACTACGTAGTGCCTTCAAGAAAATACAAAGGTAAATTTTACGCATTACCACAGGCACCACAGCAGTATAAACAGTTACTGATGGTATCTGGAATCGACAAATACTATCAGATCGCACCATGCTTCAGAGATGAAGATGCTCGTGCAGACCGTTCTCCAGGAGAATTCTATCAGTTAGACTTCGAGATGGCATTTGCAACACAGGAAGATGTCTTCAAGATCGGAGAAGAAGTATTAACAGAGACATTTAAGAAATTTGCACCAGAAGGAAGTGTGATCACAGAAGCACCATACCCAATCTTCAGCTACAAAGAAGCAATGCTGCAGTTTGGTAGTGACAAACCAGACCTTCGTAACCCATTAAGAATCATCGATGTGACAGACTTTTTCCAGAGATGTACATTCAAACCATTCCATGGACAGACAGTACGTGCGATCAATGTTCATGCAAAACTTTCCAAAGGACAGCATGAAAAACTGTTAAAATTCGCTCAGTCAATCGGTATGGGTGGACTTGGATACTTAGAAGTCAAAGAAGAACTGAAATACAAAGGACCAATTGATAAATTTATTCCAGATGATATGAAGATGGAATTAGCTGAAATGGCTGGATTACAGGAAGGAGATACGATCTTCTTCATCGCAGCACCAGAAAAAGCTGCTTGCATCTATGCAGGACAGATCCGTAATGAATTAGGAAGCAGATTAGACCTGTTAGAAAAAGACGCATACCGTTTCTGCTACATCAATGATTTCCCAATGTATGAAATCGATGAAGAAACAGGTAAATTAGGATTTACACATAACCCATTCTCTATGCCACAGGGTGGATTAGAAGCATTAAATGAAAAAGATCCATTAGATATCTTAGCATACCAGTATGATATCGTATGTAACGGAGTAGAATTATCATCAGGAGCCGTTCGTAACCATGACATGGAGATCATGGAAAAAGCATTCGACATCGCAGGATATGACAAAGAAACATTAAAAGACAAATTTGGAGCATTATACAATGCATTCCAGTTCGGTGCACCACCACATGCAGGAATGGCACCAGGAGTAGACCGTATGATCATGTTACTTCGCAACGAAGAGAACATCCGAGAGATCATCGCTTTCCCAATGAGCGGAACAGCACAGGATCTGATGTGCGGAGCACCAAACGAAATTACAGAACAGCAGCTTCGTGAAGTGCATATTAAGGTTAGAGATTAATTAGAGATTATAAGATTAAAAAAAAGACAGGAAACAGACCAAAGAAGGTCAGCTTCCTGTCTTTTTATTTACCAAAAAAATTTTACATGCTACAATAATAAAAAACAGACATCAAAGAAGGACACCAACATGAAGATCAAAAATGTAACAATCAAAGATTTTGACACAGCCTATGAATACATCAAAAAACTCTGGGACTACAACACCTACGACTATGAAACAACCAAAGAAGTCTACGAAAAAGTACTACAAGACGAAAACAGTTTTGCATTTTTGGCAATAGAAGACGATGGAACTTTTCATGGATTCTGCCATGGAGATTATTTTCAGACCTTCTGGATGTCAGGGCTTACCTGCTATGTATCAAGTTTGATCACAAACGAAGAAGACCGAGGTAAAGGATATGGTGTAAAATTATTAGATCATGCAAAGAAATTGGCAAAAGAACGAGGATGTAAAGCAATCACTTTAGACTCCGGACTGCCAAGAGTACAAGCTCACGGATTTTATGAACACTATGGATTTGAAAAAAGCTGTTATGGATTTGAATTAGCTTTGTAGAAGAAAGGAAAATTAATGAAAATATTAGTCAGTGCCTGCCTGTTAGGAATCGATTGCAAATATAACGGAAAAAACAACAAAAATGATAAAATCATAGAATTACTAAAAGACCATGAACTAATTCCAGTCTGTCCAGAGATCATGGGAGGACTGCCAACACCAAGAATTCCGGCAGAAATACATCAAAACAAAGTTATCGCAAAAGATGGCAAAGATGTTACAAAACAATACCAAAAAGGTGCCAAAGAGACACTAAAAATTGCAAAGTTATATAACTGTCACACAGCGATCCTAAAAGAAAAAAGTCCATCTTGTGGCTGTGGCAAAGTCTATGATGGAACATTTACAGGCACGCTGATCAATGGGGACGGAATCACAGCTAGATTATTAAAAGAACATGGAATCAAAATCACAGGGGAAACAACCTTAGATATCACAGAATAAAACAGTGAACAGTAAAATGAGGATCCAAATATGAACAACAAACAAAAACTATTAACCGCAACAGCGATCACAGGAACTATTGTCAGTGCATCTGCATTTACTGTCTTCGATTATGCGATCTGTCGAAGAAAAAAACAGCCAGATGTCCGTAAAAAAGAAAAATGGAAACCATATCTTGATTACGTTTTAAAAGAACAAGAATGGCTAAAAGAACACCAAGAACAAGAATTAAAAGAGATCAGATCAAAAGACGGACTAACACTACGGGCAGCCTACATCCCAAGAGAAAATACCAAAGGAACTATTATCTGCATGCACGGTTACCATTCAACAAACGATATCGAATTCGTACCGGAAGTCCGATTTCTATGGAATCTTGGATACAGCATTCTTCTTCCATGGCAGAGAAGCCACGGAAAAAGCGAAGGACGCTATATTACTTATGGAGTGAAAGAACGCCATGATCTCAAACGATGGATTTTGTATACCAATCGGCATCTGGCAGCCAAGAACAAAGATATTTTTCTATGTGGAATTTCTATGGGGTGTGCTACAACCTTAATGGCAGCAGATCTGGACCTTCCAGACAATGTAAAAGGAATTATTGCTGACTGCGGATTCACTTCTCCATGGGATATCATCAAACACGTAGCCAAAGAAAGATTTCATCTTCCACCATTTCCATTAATGTACATGGTAGATTTGATCAGTGAAGTAGTAGCAGGATTTGGATTGAAAGAAGTCAGCATCCCAGAAATCATGAAACGAAACAAGATTCCAGTGTTGTTTATCCATGGAGATGCAGACGATTACGTTCCGATGTGTATGACAATCAAAAATTATGAAGCCTGTGCATCAAAGAAAGAACTCTATATTGTTTCAGGAGCAGGACACGCACTAGCATTTTCAAAAGATATGGAAGAGGGAAAACGAAGAATCAAAAATTTCATAAATAAATATAAGACGATCTAAAATAAGAAGAACCATTCCGTATAAATGATGTTACAGAATGGTTCTTGTATTATAAATTTCCTAAAAAAACCTATTTTAAGATTATAAGATAACTTTCCGGCCGCTGTGTGATCTTGATTTCTTTCAGAATTCTAAAATTGGATTTTACAGCGAACTGTTTTACATATTCACGGTTTCTTGTATACATAATGATTGTTCCTTCAGGTCCAAGAACTCTTTTGGCAAATGGAAAGAACTTCTCATAAACCTCACGAATCTCCGCTTCTGTCTTCTGGCCAGTCGCATAAGGCATCTCCGTAAAGATTTCATCAAAAGGATAGTCATGGGTAAATGTAAAACAATCCTTATTGATATAATGAACGATCTGGTCTGCAAGATTTGTGTTATAGATCGCTTTCTCAATGGCTTCTGGAGAATGATCGATACCATAAGAAGTATTCCCTTTTACAACCTTCTGACGCTCGATCAGCATCGTACCAACCCCACAGAAAGGATCAAGAATCTGCGCATCTGGGATCATGTAATCTTTGGCAAGTTCCACAAGCAAAGCAGCATTGACTGGTTTGATACTTGTTGGAATGAACTCCTCGCGGTAACTAAAACGACGATCAACGATCGTATTTAATTTCACTAATAAATAATAATCCCCAGATTTACCTTCTATCATACGGATCTCAAATTCATAATGAGACGTAGAATTTCTTAATTTATGTGCTGTCAGCTCTTCTAATTTCGAAGCAACTTTCTTCGCAAATTTGGAACGTTCAGAAAGTGCCATACGGCTTTTCACTCCGATTCGGAAATAAAAAGGAAAATCCCCTTCATGAGTATTTTCTAATAATGCCATTAAATTCGAACCAGCGATCACGGATGCAGCAACATCAGCATCAGGTTTACATGAAACCATGCCTGGAATCTGAAATAACAATTCATTGTATGTGCGGATCGGTAATAAACGATTCAGATGATTTGTCTTTACACGCACGCCCATTTTTGAAGAAGCAGCTGAAGATTCTTCCATCAAGGCAGCAGTAATTTCCGGGTGTAATGGGTTAGTGCGGAAAATACAATGAAATGTCTGGCGGCCGCCTAAAAATCTATGCTTCTTAAATGGTTCGATAGTATTGATCAGTTCAGAAAGTGCATGAAGTTCATGTTCTACATGCTTTTTCTCATCGTCAGAAGCTTCATAAAGAGATAATTCTTCATAACGTTTTCGGAAAACATCTACATAAGGAGCCGCATTTAAAGATTTTAAAGCAGTTAAATAAGCCTCTTTTGCAAAACGTGTATCTTCTGTCTGATAAGCATGAAATACAGCATCGCTTTCAGAAGAAAGTGCCAGATCACCGATCAAAAGAGCAGCATTTTTTCTTGTTTTTGCATCTTCATTTTCTAAAAATACGGATAAGTCCAGATCACCATCATGGATCCAAGACAACAAAAGCTCTCTTTTAGAAGAATCTTTGATCTCCTGACGCAGGGAACTTAAAGACTGACGTACTTCGATATTTTGATTTAATCTTTTACATAAACGATTGATCATATATACATTCCTTTTCTAAATAATGTGTATAAGGAAAAGTCCTTAAAAACTATAAAAACAGTATACCTTATTGAAATAATTTTTGCAAAAAAAGTGAAAATCATGCTATAATAATACGTAACCAAGGGAATAATAGGTAAGGAAGTATATGAAACATATAACGATCAAGAGAGCAGAGCAGGCAGATGTCGATGTGATCATGCAATTGATGCAAGAAGCAGTGGATACTGTGAAGGTTTCCGATTGGTTTCTGCCAGATAACAGACAATATATAGAAGAACACATAAGCGACCGGGGATTTACATTGAAGGCTTTATCAAGTAACAATGAGATCTTGGGCTTTTTTATTGTCGATCTTCCGGGAGAGTCAAAACATAATCTTGGATATGATCTGAATTATGACGATCATAAGATACACAAAGTTGCACATATGGACTACGCAGTTGTGACAAGTAAAGCAAGAGGTTTGGGGCTTCAGAGAAGATTTTTCAAAGAGGCAGAGAAACAATTAGAAGACACGATATATGAATACTTCCTTGGAACCGTTCATCCGGATAATATCTACAGTCGGACAAACTTTGTCAAAGCAGGTTACAGGGAAGCAAGACAAATGTCAAAATATGGTGGTATGCAACGTATCATCATGGAAAAGGAGAAATGACTATGAGTGATCAGTATGATGTTATTATGATCGGAGCAGGACCTTCTGCTATATTTTGTGCTTATGAATTAAAGAGAAATAAGCCAGATATGAAAGTTCTTATGATCGAAAAGGGACGAAGGATCGAAAGAAGAGCCTGTCCAAAACGAAATACAAAGGTATGTGTTGGATGTAAACCATGCTCTATCACAACAGGATTTGCCGGAGCTGGAGCATTTTCTGACGGTAAATTATCTTTATCTCCAGATGTAGGAGGGAACCTTCCAGAGATATTAGGATATGACAGAACGATCGAATTATTAAAAGAATCCGATGACATTTATTTAAAATTCGGAGCTGATGAGAAAGTATACGGAATTGATGAAGCGGAAGAGATTGCAAGCATCCGTAAGAAAGCAATTCAGGCGAACTTGAAGCTGATCGAATGTCCGATTAGACATTTGGGAACAGAAGAAGGGTACAAGATCTACTCAAGACTTCAGGAACATTTATTAAATGAAGGTGTTGATATGATCTTTGATACCATGGTCAAAGATATCATCATTGAAGATGGGGTTGCAAAGGGTGTTGTCACAGACAAAGGTGAGACATATACAGCCGATGAGATCGTAGCAGCCGTAGGACGAGAAGGATCTGAATGGCTAAGCGGAATCTGTAGAAAATACGACATTGAAACACAGGTAGGAACCGTTGATGTCGGAGTCCGTGTAGAAGTTCGAGACGAGATCATGGAAGAATTAAATAAAAGTCTTTATGAAGCAAAACTTGTTTATTACACGCCAACATTCGACGATAAAGTCCGCGTATTCTGCAGCAATCCATCGGGGGAAGTAGCAACAGAATATTATGAAAATGGTCTGGCAGTGGTAAATGGTCATGCATACAAAGCAGACGAATACAAGACAAACAACACAAACTTTGCATTACTAGTATCTAAGAACTTTACAAAACCATTTAAAGAGCCGATTCAATATGGAAAACATATCGCACAGTTAAGCAATATGCTTTGTGATGGCAAGATCTTAGTACAGAGATTTGGAGATTTTGTGAGAGGAAGAAGAACAACCGAAGAACGTCTGGTAAGAAATAACATTACACCGACATTAAAAGATGCTGTTCCAGGAGATCTTTCACTTGTATTCCCATATCGAATCATGAAAGACATCGAAGAGATGATCTATGCATTAGA
The sequence above is drawn from the Anaerostipes hadrus ATCC 29173 = JCM 17467 genome and encodes:
- the aspS gene encoding aspartate--tRNA ligase, encoding MSDMYRTRTMDQISEGDIGAQLKIAGWVENIRDHGGVSFIDLRDMYGVMQVVLRDTSLLDHVRKEECLSVEGVIQHRDEETFNPKIPTGTIELEAHKIDILGKVYRDLPFEIATSKEIREDVRLKYRYLDMRNRKVKDNILFRSKVIRFLREKMEDMGFVEVQTPILCASSPEGARDYVVPSRKYKGKFYALPQAPQQYKQLLMVSGIDKYYQIAPCFRDEDARADRSPGEFYQLDFEMAFATQEDVFKIGEEVLTETFKKFAPEGSVITEAPYPIFSYKEAMLQFGSDKPDLRNPLRIIDVTDFFQRCTFKPFHGQTVRAINVHAKLSKGQHEKLLKFAQSIGMGGLGYLEVKEELKYKGPIDKFIPDDMKMELAEMAGLQEGDTIFFIAAPEKAACIYAGQIRNELGSRLDLLEKDAYRFCYINDFPMYEIDEETGKLGFTHNPFSMPQGGLEALNEKDPLDILAYQYDIVCNGVELSSGAVRNHDMEIMEKAFDIAGYDKETLKDKFGALYNAFQFGAPPHAGMAPGVDRMIMLLRNEENIREIIAFPMSGTAQDLMCGAPNEITEQQLREVHIKVRD
- a CDS encoding TRM11 family SAM-dependent methyltransferase, with the protein product MINRLCKRLNQNIEVRQSLSSLRQEIKDSSKRELLLSWIHDGDLDLSVFLENEDAKTRKNAALLIGDLALSSESDAVFHAYQTEDTRFAKEAYLTALKSLNAAPYVDVFRKRYEELSLYEASDDEKKHVEHELHALSELINTIEPFKKHRFLGGRQTFHCIFRTNPLHPEITAALMEESSAASSKMGVRVKTNHLNRLLPIRTYNELLFQIPGMVSCKPDADVAASVIAGSNLMALLENTHEGDFPFYFRIGVKSRMALSERSKFAKKVASKLEELTAHKLRNSTSHYEFEIRMIEGKSGDYYLLVKLNTIVDRRFSYREEFIPTSIKPVNAALLVELAKDYMIPDAQILDPFCGVGTMLIERQKVVKGNTSYGIDHSPEAIEKAIYNTNLADQIVHYINKDCFTFTHDYPFDEIFTEMPYATGQKTEAEIREVYEKFFPFAKRVLGPEGTIIMYTRNREYVKQFAVKSNFRILKEIKITQRPESYLIILK
- a CDS encoding NAD(P)/FAD-dependent oxidoreductase, encoding MTMSDQYDVIMIGAGPSAIFCAYELKRNKPDMKVLMIEKGRRIERRACPKRNTKVCVGCKPCSITTGFAGAGAFSDGKLSLSPDVGGNLPEILGYDRTIELLKESDDIYLKFGADEKVYGIDEAEEIASIRKKAIQANLKLIECPIRHLGTEEGYKIYSRLQEHLLNEGVDMIFDTMVKDIIIEDGVAKGVVTDKGETYTADEIVAAVGREGSEWLSGICRKYDIETQVGTVDVGVRVEVRDEIMEELNKSLYEAKLVYYTPTFDDKVRVFCSNPSGEVATEYYENGLAVVNGHAYKADEYKTNNTNFALLVSKNFTKPFKEPIQYGKHIAQLSNMLCDGKILVQRFGDFVRGRRTTEERLVRNNITPTLKDAVPGDLSLVFPYRIMKDIEEMIYALDEVTPGMASDETLLYGVEVKFYSNKILTNKDFETNIKGLRAIGDGASVTRGLQQASANGLSVAKSILNK
- a CDS encoding GNAT family N-acetyltransferase, with the translated sequence MKHITIKRAEQADVDVIMQLMQEAVDTVKVSDWFLPDNRQYIEEHISDRGFTLKALSSNNEILGFFIVDLPGESKHNLGYDLNYDDHKIHKVAHMDYAVVTSKARGLGLQRRFFKEAEKQLEDTIYEYFLGTVHPDNIYSRTNFVKAGYREARQMSKYGGMQRIIMEKEK
- a CDS encoding alpha/beta hydrolase, with protein sequence MNNKQKLLTATAITGTIVSASAFTVFDYAICRRKKQPDVRKKEKWKPYLDYVLKEQEWLKEHQEQELKEIRSKDGLTLRAAYIPRENTKGTIICMHGYHSTNDIEFVPEVRFLWNLGYSILLPWQRSHGKSEGRYITYGVKERHDLKRWILYTNRHLAAKNKDIFLCGISMGCATTLMAADLDLPDNVKGIIADCGFTSPWDIIKHVAKERFHLPPFPLMYMVDLISEVVAGFGLKEVSIPEIMKRNKIPVLFIHGDADDYVPMCMTIKNYEACASKKELYIVSGAGHALAFSKDMEEGKRRIKNFINKYKTI
- a CDS encoding DUF523 domain-containing protein: MKILVSACLLGIDCKYNGKNNKNDKIIELLKDHELIPVCPEIMGGLPTPRIPAEIHQNKVIAKDGKDVTKQYQKGAKETLKIAKLYNCHTAILKEKSPSCGCGKVYDGTFTGTLINGDGITARLLKEHGIKITGETTLDITE
- a CDS encoding tRNA dihydrouridine synthase; its protein translation is MKFYYAPMESITIYLYRNIYEQLFGEIDKYYTPFIMPNGKRTFKTREFQDVLPEHNEGLHIVPQILTKSSEDFIRTAKELKELGYDEVNLNLGCPSRTVVAKQKGSGFLREPEVLDDFLTEIFEALDMKISIKTRIGLRDTEEFEEILSVYNRHPVYELTIHPRLQQEFYKGKPHLDVFEYAVNHSENPLCYNGDIVTKEDYDNITTRFPDVDAVMIGRGLLRNPALVREIKYGQKLTKRELLKMHDTLYEAYHDYLSGDKNVLYKMKEFWNNAAVMFTNHEKYAKKIRKVQTLKNYEQAVNALFNDQELIK
- a CDS encoding GNAT family N-acetyltransferase; translated protein: MKIKNVTIKDFDTAYEYIKKLWDYNTYDYETTKEVYEKVLQDENSFAFLAIEDDGTFHGFCHGDYFQTFWMSGLTCYVSSLITNEEDRGKGYGVKLLDHAKKLAKERGCKAITLDSGLPRVQAHGFYEHYGFEKSCYGFELAL